From the genome of Streptomyces xanthophaeus:
GCGGGATCACCGACACCGCGCCCTACGAGGTCCCCGCGGCCGGCGCCGTGCTGCACGTCCGGCGGCCCGGCGCGGGCGAGCGTGTCACCGTACCCGCGGCCGACCGGGTGTACCTGCACGTGGTGCGCGGGGACGTGCGCCTGGACGGGGCGGAGCTGGGCCCCGGGGATTCGGTACGGATCACCGCCGAACGGGACCTGGAGGTCGTCGCCGGGTCCCCGGGGGAGCTGCTGATCTGGGAGTTCCCCGCCCCCTCCGGCGACTAGGCCGTCCTAGCGGGAGCGCAGCTCGGCCAGCACCGCGTCGGTGAACGGCGTCCAGGCCTCGGCCGCCCACGGGCCGAAGGCGCGGTCGGTCAGCGCCACGCACGCGGCGCGCGCGTCCGGGTCCACCCACAGGAAGGTGCCGGCCTGGCCGAAGTGGCCGAAGGTCCGCGGCGAGGAGGAAACGCCCGTCCAGTGCGGGGACTTGTGGTCGCGGATCTCCAGGCCGAGGCCCCAGTCGTTGGGGGACTGGTGCCCGTATCCCGGCAGGACGCCCTTGAGTCCGGGGTGGACCACGGAGGTGGCCTCGGCGACCGTACGGACGTCCAGCAGCCGCGGCGCCTGCAGCTCGGCGGCGAACCGCAGCAGGTCGGAGACGGTCGAGACGCCGTCCTTGGCGGGCGAGCCCTCCAGGGTGGTCCGCTCCATGCCCAGCGGCTCGAAGACCGCCTGGTGCAGGTACTCCGCGAAGGGGATGCCGGTGGCCTTGGCGATGTGGTCGCCGAGCTCCTCGAAACCGGCGTTCGAGTACAGCCGGCGCTGCCCGGGCGGGGCCGACACCCGGTGCTCGTCGAAGGCCAGGCCGCTGGTGTGCGCGAGCAGGTGACGGACCGTCGACCCCTCGGGCCCGGCCGGCTCGTCCAGCTCGATCGCCCCCTCCTCGTACGCGACGAGGGCGGCGTACGCGGAGAGCGGCTTGGTGACCGACGCCAGGGCGAACCGGTGGTCGACGGGCCCGTGGGAGCCCGCCAGGCTCCCGTCGGCCCGTACGACGGCCGCCGCGGCGGTCGGCACCGGCCAGGTCTCGATGATCCGCAGGCTTTCCATGCCGTTCCCGTCCTCCGCGCTGTCCATGTCGCCGAGCCTACTTGCTTGGAGTGCACTCAAGGGTTTTAGCGTGGAGTCATGAGCCAGAGCCTGACGCAGACGCGGTACACGATCAGCGAGGTCGAGGCCCGGACCGGTCTGACCCAGCACACCCTGCGCTGGTACGAGCGGATCGGCCTGATGCCGCACGTGGACCGCTCCCACTCGGGGCAGCGGCGCTTCACCGACAAGGACCTCGACTGGCTGGCCTTCGTGGGCAAGCTGCGCGCCACGGGGATGTCGGTGGCGGACATGGTGCGGTACGCCGAACTGGTCCGCGAGGGCGAGCACACGGTGGGGGAACGCCGGGAGCTGCTGGAACGCACGCGCCGCGAGGTGCGCTCGCGGATCACGGAGCTCACGGACGCGCTCGCCGTACTGGACTACAAGATCGATCTGTACGCCATGAAAACGGTATCGGGGAAGGCACAGCAATGACGGAGCACGGCACCACCCTCGAACAGGTAGAGCTCGGCAAGGGCGGCCCGCTGGTCGGCGTCCAGGGGCTCGGATGCATGGGCATGAGCGAGTTCTACGGGGACACCGACGAGGCGGCGGCCCGGGAGACCCTGGACGCGGCGCTGGCCGCCGGGGTCACCCTCTTCGACACCGCGGACGTCTACGGGCGGGGGCGCAACGAGGAGTTCCTGGCGCCCTTCGTGGCCGCCCACCGGGACGAGATCACCCTGGCGACGAAGTTCGCCATAGAGCGCACCGACGACCCGCAGTACCGGGGCATCCGCAACGACCGCGGCTACGTCCGCGCGGCCGTGGAGGCCAGCCTGCGCCGGCTCGGCGTGGACGTCATCGACCTGTACTACATGCACCGGCGCGACCCGGCCGTGCCGTTCGCCGAGTCCGTCGGCGCCATGGCGGAGCTGGTGCAGGAGGGCAAGGTCCGCCACCTGGGCCTCAGCGAGGTCACCGGCGCGGAGCTGCGCGAGGCGCATGCCGTGCACCCGATCGCGGCGCTCCAGTCGGAGTGGTCGCTGTTCAGCCGGGACGTGGAGCGCAGCGCGGTCGGCGCGGCGGCGGAGCTGGGTGTGGCCTTCGTGCCGTACTCCCCGCTCGGCCGGGGCTTCCTGACCGGGTCCTTCGCGGACGCCTCCGCGGAGCTGTCGCAGGACGACTTCCGCCGCTACCAGCCGCGCTTCAACGGCGACAACGCCAAGGCCAACGCGGAGCTGCTGGTCCCGGTCCGGGAGATCGCCGCGCAGCGCGGTGCGACCCCGGCGCAGATCGCCCTGGCCTGGGTGCAGCAGCGGGCGAAGGTGCACGGGCTGACCGTGGTCCCGATCCCGGGCACCCGCAAGCCCGGGCGGCTGCGCGAGAACACCGGGGCTACCCGGATCACCCTCACCCAGGCCGAGCTGGACCTGCTGGAGCCGATCGCGGCGCAGGTCGCCGGGAACCGCTACCCGGACATGAGCTTCACCTCGGCGGCGCGGGAGGCTTAGGCGGACACGGCCTCAGGCCGTCCCTTCCGGATCGTGCCGCCGGGCACCGCTCAGAGCGACTCGGCGGCGAACCGGTCCCGCAGCGCCGCGTACTCCGCGTCCGTGAGCAGACCCGCCGTGTGCAGCTCGCTCAAGTGCCGCAGCCGGTCGTCGCCGGAGCGGGCCCGTGGCACGGAGGCGACCGGGGTACGGGCGCGCAGGGCGGCCAGGACGGCCGCGGCGAACGGCAGCGAGTCGTGCACCGCCCCGTAGCCCGTGCCGAAGACGGCCGCCGCCAGGTCGTGGTCCGGGCGGGGGTCACCGGTGGTGTCCCGCAGCAGCAGCCGCAGGTGCCCGCCGGGGCCTTCGGGGGAGCTCCACTCGACGCCGGTGAGCGCGGCCAGCGGGAAGCGCTGGTCGCCCGCCTTCCACTTGGTGCTGGAGGCGCCTGTACGGGACCACTGGAAGGTGATCGCCGAGCCGTCGAATCCCACCCGGGCGTCGTACGCCTTCAGGTGCAGCGGCGGCTGCGGCACGTCGACGAGGAAGCGCGCGGACGGCTCGGCGGCATCGGGCCCGAGCCGGGACCGCAGCTCGTCGGCGAACGCCGTGGCGGCCGGCGCCCGGTCGCCCGGCAGCACCAGCCGGTACGGGTCGCAGGCCTCCTTGAGCTGCCCGGCGGCGGCCTCCATCAGCGGATCCGCACCCGGCCGCGGCAGGGCGCGCAGAACCACCGTGTCCCGCTTGTTGCCGGTCACGGTCACGGTCACGGCGGACACCGCTTCGAGGGGGATCCGGCGCGAGCCCAGGGCATGCCAGAGTCGCGGCAGCCTCGGCGTTCTGATCCCCCGTGCGAAGCGGATGAGCACCGAGTCCGAGTCGAACTCCCAGACGGCATGATTTCCGGCCAGTACGTCACCCATGCGGCACATCGTAAACGGCGGCGCCCCCGCGCGTCCCCCCGGTTGCGGGGACCGATTTCCGCGCCTCTACGCGCGTCAGTCCTGCTCTGTCCCGGAAATCCCGCGCCGGCACGCATCGTTCCCGGTCGCACAGACAACGGAAGCGAACGCGCCGGTTCCGATCTTGGCGAAGTTGTCCATAGAGTCCGTGCCTGGCGCGAAATAGCCGGTGTGGCTCTTGGCCCGGGCCGAGGACAGCAGCCGCGCGCCGAACGCCGGGGAGACCGGATCGGCGCCGTGGCCCAGACCGCCGACCTCCAGGTGCGGCACGTCCGCGATCCAGTCGCCCTCGTCGCGCGTCGCCCAGACCCGCGCCGAGGTGTGCAGCCCGGCGACGTTCTCCGCGCGCATCCCGGGGCTGCCCGCCACCACCACGTCGGTCACCCGGCGCGGCAGCTCGTGCGCCGCGACCCCGCAGACCACCGATCCGTAGCTGTGGCAGAACAGCGCCACGCTCGCGTCCCCGGGCAGGGCCGTGGTCAGGGACTTCAGCAGGACGGCGCCGTCGACGGCCATGCGGCCCGTGGCGGCGTCCACGCCGATGCCGGTGGGGGCGGTGTAGCCGGCCCAGGCGATGACCGCTGTCCGGCTGTCCGGCTCGGCCGCCCGCTGGGCCTCGTACAGGGACTCGGCCATGCCGACCGGCGAGGTCAGGCGGCGCTGGGTGCGCTCGAAGGTGAGTACGTCGGTGTCGACACCGGGGACGATCACCGAGACCCGCTCGGCCCCGGAGAGATCACCGAAGACCTCGGCCACGCGGCCGTTGCCGCTGGGGTCGAAGGCGAGGATCTGGCGGCCCGGCTCGGTGAGCGAGGCGAAGCGGTGGGAGCGCCGGATGGCCGTGGACCGGTCGGCCGGGGTCAGCGCGACATCGCGGCTGCGGGCCTCCTCGACCCGGCGGGCCTGCTCCAGGCCCTGCTGGTTGGCCCGGTAGCGGACGGCGGCGGGGGCCCCGTCGAGGTTGCCCACGACGAGCGGATAGCCGTCGGCGAGCCGGGCGCGCTGAGTACCGTCGAGGCCCGCGAAGAAACGGGCCACCGTCCGTGCGGGGGCATCCGCGGGGGGCACCGGGCGGCCGTCGACCCGGGCCTTGGCCCAGGCACCGAGGGCCGCGACCCGCAGCG
Proteins encoded in this window:
- a CDS encoding alpha/beta hydrolase — protein: MVFIMLATTGWTAVHQPEKDTPLRVAALGAWAKARVDGRPVPPADAPARTVARFFAGLDGTQRARLADGYPLVVGNLDGAPAAVRYRANQQGLEQARRVEEARSRDVALTPADRSTAIRRSHRFASLTEPGRQILAFDPSGNGRVAEVFGDLSGAERVSVIVPGVDTDVLTFERTQRRLTSPVGMAESLYEAQRAAEPDSRTAVIAWAGYTAPTGIGVDAATGRMAVDGAVLLKSLTTALPGDASVALFCHSYGSVVCGVAAHELPRRVTDVVVAGSPGMRAENVAGLHTSARVWATRDEGDWIADVPHLEVGGLGHGADPVSPAFGARLLSSARAKSHTGYFAPGTDSMDNFAKIGTGAFASVVCATGNDACRRGISGTEQD
- a CDS encoding MerR family transcriptional regulator, which translates into the protein MSQSLTQTRYTISEVEARTGLTQHTLRWYERIGLMPHVDRSHSGQRRFTDKDLDWLAFVGKLRATGMSVADMVRYAELVREGEHTVGERRELLERTRREVRSRITELTDALAVLDYKIDLYAMKTVSGKAQQ
- a CDS encoding aldo/keto reductase produces the protein MTEHGTTLEQVELGKGGPLVGVQGLGCMGMSEFYGDTDEAAARETLDAALAAGVTLFDTADVYGRGRNEEFLAPFVAAHRDEITLATKFAIERTDDPQYRGIRNDRGYVRAAVEASLRRLGVDVIDLYYMHRRDPAVPFAESVGAMAELVQEGKVRHLGLSEVTGAELREAHAVHPIAALQSEWSLFSRDVERSAVGAAAELGVAFVPYSPLGRGFLTGSFADASAELSQDDFRRYQPRFNGDNAKANAELLVPVREIAAQRGATPAQIALAWVQQRAKVHGLTVVPIPGTRKPGRLRENTGATRITLTQAELDLLEPIAAQVAGNRYPDMSFTSAAREA
- a CDS encoding serine hydrolase domain-containing protein, with protein sequence MESLRIIETWPVPTAAAAVVRADGSLAGSHGPVDHRFALASVTKPLSAYAALVAYEEGAIELDEPAGPEGSTVRHLLAHTSGLAFDEHRVSAPPGQRRLYSNAGFEELGDHIAKATGIPFAEYLHQAVFEPLGMERTTLEGSPAKDGVSTVSDLLRFAAELQAPRLLDVRTVAEATSVVHPGLKGVLPGYGHQSPNDWGLGLEIRDHKSPHWTGVSSSPRTFGHFGQAGTFLWVDPDARAACVALTDRAFGPWAAEAWTPFTDAVLAELRSR
- a CDS encoding DUF4429 domain-containing protein, which translates into the protein MCRMGDVLAGNHAVWEFDSDSVLIRFARGIRTPRLPRLWHALGSRRIPLEAVSAVTVTVTGNKRDTVVLRALPRPGADPLMEAAAGQLKEACDPYRLVLPGDRAPAATAFADELRSRLGPDAAEPSARFLVDVPQPPLHLKAYDARVGFDGSAITFQWSRTGASSTKWKAGDQRFPLAALTGVEWSSPEGPGGHLRLLLRDTTGDPRPDHDLAAAVFGTGYGAVHDSLPFAAAVLAALRARTPVASVPRARSGDDRLRHLSELHTAGLLTDAEYAALRDRFAAESL